The DNA window ATATGTTCGCCTGATAGCCAAATGGCCAGTTTATTATTGCCTTTTTCTGTTGAAATTTTGTATTTATTTTTCAAAATGCTTTCTACTCGTTCTCTTATTCTGTCCTCTAAACTTGTTTTCCTGTCAGGCAATTGGATTAAAACTAAAGGATTTACATTAACTTTTTCTTTTTGAAAATCTTTTAACAATTCCTGTCTCTTTTTCATCGCCGCGTCTATAACCAATTCTTCGCTACCGCCGCTTAATTTTTGCGTTTTGATTTTTCCCTGTTTAATAAAACTATCAAAATCATCATTCAAAACAACCGCTTTTTTAACCATTCCTTCTTTTTTGACATCGTCTAGTAAAACATCAACCGAGAGATCGCCGCTTAAGACTGGTGTTGCTGAAACCTCAATCGTCAAATCTGCGTTTATATCTTGTCGCAATTTATTCGCCGCCTGTTCTCCCTTTTTATCTTGCGTGCCTGCGGCATAATGACTTTCGTCAATAATTAAAATGATTTTTCTTCCCTCTTCCCTTGTTAATTCTAAAACTTTTGACAGATAAAATTCTTGTTCGTTCTCTTTTACAATCGTGTTTTTGTCTTTTTTATTAATACTCTCCCAATTAAAAAATAGAATCTCATTCTCGCCAATTTTTCTGTCGCTCAAATCATTAAAAAATTTACACTCCAAC is part of the Candidatus Nealsonbacteria bacterium genome and encodes:
- a CDS encoding DEAD/DEAH box helicase family protein — encoded protein: MQLKIYQENAIDDLLTKSKRLLGYSGSKKLVFKSPTGSGKTIMMAEFLKQLVDDREIRQSLGFIWTAPRQLHKQSREKLEVYFENSRALECKFFNDLSDRKIGENEILFFNWESINKKDKNTIVKENEQEFYLSKVLELTREEGRKIILIIDESHYAAGTQDKKGEQAANKLRQDINADLTIEVSATPVLSGDLSVDVLLDDVKKEGMVKKAVVLNDDFDSFIKQGKIKTQKLSGGSEELVIDAAMKKRQELLKDFQKEKVNVNPLVLIQLPDRKTSLEDRIRERVESILKNKYKISTEKGNNKLAIWLSGEH